The following nucleotide sequence is from candidate division KSB1 bacterium.
GTTATTTGATTAATACTGACGCCCGGGGAATTCCTCAAGATAACAATCAAATGCTGATCATCTACGAATCGGGCAATTCTCGTGTTAAATCCGTGAATGCCGCCATTGTGAGAAATGAGAGTCGCTCCTTTTTCTTTTCCTTCCATAGGAAAGCTATCTATAACCCACCCATAGCCATACTTACCCAAGTTGGGTGTAAACATTTTCTCTTTGGTTTCTTTAGAAATCAATTTGTCGGTATAGAGCGCCTGGTCCCATAAATACAAATCTTCGACAGTTGAGTAAAGGGAGCCGGCAGCATAAGGCGTCATCATTTCCAGAAAAGGGGCGTTCTGAAAGGCAACCAGAGTTTTATTATAGCCTGCTGCGCGATTTTTAATTACCGGTTGATGGCGGTCATAGCCGGAGTTTACCATGTTTAAAGGTTCAAATATTTTCTCGCTAAGTAAATCTTCGTAAGTCTTGCCCGTGACACTTTCGATCACAGCCCCAAGTAGAAAGTAACCGGAATTGTTGTAGGCAAATTTTTCCCCGGGCTCAAATTCCAAATCACCGCTGCAAAACTTTTTTACAAATTCTTCAACAGGATAAAAATTTCTGGTTTCGTTTTGCATAAATCCCGGTAAACCTGTGTAGCTTGGAATGCCGGAAGTGTGGTTCAGCAGTTGGTGAATCGTCACTTGTTCGCCGACATCTTTGCGGTAGTAAGGCAAATAATCGGAAAGTCTCTCCTCAAGTTCTAGTTTGCCTTCCTCTACTAACAGCAAGGTCAGCATTGCAGTGAATTGCTT
It contains:
- a CDS encoding beta-lactamase family protein, with the translated sequence MKFHFKIIAIILCLSFFTLPIYANDKAKKIDGLLNKYHEYGHLNGSVLVAEHGKVIYKKGFGFANFEWEIPNQPDTKFRLASVTKQFTAMLTLLLVEEGKLELEERLSDYLPYYRKDVGEQVTIHQLLNHTSGIPSYTGLPGFMQNETRNFYPVEEFVKKFCSGDLEFEPGEKFAYNNSGYFLLGAVIESVTGKTYEDLLSEKIFEPLNMVNSGYDRHQPVIKNRAAGYNKTLVAFQNAPFLEMMTPYAAGSLYSTVEDLYLWDQALYTDKLISKETKEKMFTPNLGKYGYGWVIDSFPMEGKEKGATLISHNGGIHGFNTRIARFVDDQHLIVILRNSPGVSINQIT